The window GTACTCCATGCCTTTCAACAGATGTTCGAGGGGAAGCCCCGTCCGGCGAACAAGCATCCGGATGTCAATCTCCCGCCAATCCGAAAAGGCCCCTGCATCCACCGTGCGCAATAGCGTCCGGACAAACTCCGTCAGGGAGGCATTGGCATGCCCCTCGGTGTATTCCCGAAATGCCGAGACGGATTGCCGGAAATGAATCAGTCCGGCATGCCCCCGCTGCGGGAGCACCCGCCATGCATTCTGACGCGCAAGGAGCGTCACGGCGGTGTTTATTTTTCCTGCAGAAAACCCCGTAAGCCGGGCGATCGGCCCGATGCGAACAGGCACAGGCGAATCCATCTCGGCCCCCACCGCCAACTGCGCCAGATTGCACACCGCATCATAGACCTTCCTGACTTCCTTCGACGTCGGATGACTCTCCTCAATGAGCCTGCGCGGCGTTTCCTCGTCCCCCTGATGGTACAGGAGCGTGGCCCAGGACGTTTTTCCATCCCTTCCTCCACGCCCCGCCTCCTGGTAATACCCTTCGAGCGTGCCGGGCAGATCAACATGAATGACGAAGCGAACATCCGGTTTGTCAATACCCATGCCGAAAGCGTTGGTCGCCACCATGATCCGCTGATCGCCGCGGATCCATCCGTTCTGCACGCGCTCGCGCACGGAACCTTCCATCCCGCCGTGATAAAATGCGCAAGACTGATTGCGCCGTGTAAGCCAGTCAGCCCACCGCTCGACCCCCTTGCGGGTACTCGAATACAGAATGCCGGAACCCGGAACACCGTCGAGGATGTCCAGCACTTTTGATCGCTTGTTTTCTGTCCGAAAAACGGACCAGACGATATTCGGGCGGTCAAACCCCCGAACGATGCGTTCCGGACGACGCAGCGCCAGATGTTCGACAATGTCCCTGCGCACGTTGGGGGTAGCCGTCGCGGTGACCGCAATGGTCGGCGGATCCCCCATGTGCTTGCGCGCAGCGGCAATCTGCAGATAGGAAGGCCGGAAATTGTGCCCCCACTCGGAAATGCAGTGTGCTTCGTCCACGGCAAGCATGGAAATGTTCATACGCGCAGCCCGCACAGCGAACGCCTCCGAAGAAAGCCGTTCGGGAGCCAGATAAAGAAGGCGGTACTGCCCGTGCTCGGCAGCGAGCCAGCGCTGTTCTATCTCGCGCCGGGGCAATGCGCTGTTGATGTATGTGGCCTTGACGCCATGAGCCTGCAGCCCCGCCACTTGATCCTGCATCAGGGCGATCAACGGGGAAATCACAAGGGTGAGGCCGTCGTGGAGGAGAGCGGGAACCTGATAGCAAATGGATTTACCCCCGCCGGTGGGAAGAATGGCCAGCACATCCCGTCCTTCGACAATGGGTCGAATGATGTCCCACTGACCGGGACGAAAGTCATCGTATCCCCAATGCTCGCGGAGAACGCGACGGGCATCTTCGTATGATGGATACCTCCCTGCCATATCGTTCGAACGATACTGCGTGCAACTCGTTGGATACTTGCGAATGCCTGCCCGCTCCCCGGATTCGCAGCGAAGATACGACCTTACAAAAGAAAGCCCAACCGGTATGGCGGACGTACGCCCCCGCGTGTCCATTATTGTGGTTACCTGGAATGCATTGCCGCTCCTGAAGCAATGTTTTCCTTCCGTAGCAGCGACCGACTACGAAAATCTGGAGATTATTCTGGCCGACAATGCCTCGGACGACGGCTCAATCGAATGGATTCGCAGGCATTTTCCGAATATCCGCGTACTGCGCTATACGGAAAACCAAATGTTTTGCCGAGGCAATAACGAAGCGATCCCGCATGCTACGGGAAAATATGTATTGCTGCTGAATAACGACGTGGCTGTGCCGCCAGGCTGGCTTAATCCACTCGTGGATGAATTGGAAACATGTGAAGACATCGCGGCCGTACAGCCCAAGGTATTGCAATACGAGGACCGATCCATGTTCGAATACGCTGGCGCCTCGGGAGGATTTATGGATCGACTGGGATATCCCTTCGCTCGCGGGCGCATTTTTTTCCGGTTGGAAAAGGACTGCGGGCAATACGACGAACCTCGCGATATTTTCTGGGGTACGGGTGCGGCGCTTCTGCTCCGCCGATCTGCCCTTGACAAGGTGGGATTGCTGGATGAGCGCTTCGAAATGCACATGGAAGAAATCGACTTGTGCTGGCGGTTCCAGCGGGCCGGGTACCGAATCCGCGTACAACCCGCCAGTGAAGTGTATCACATCGGTGGAGGATCACTACGCCGGGGAAACCCCCGGAAGGTCTATCTGACATTCCGGAATAATCTGCTGATGCTGTACAAAAACCTGCCGGAGCCCGAATGGAAACGGGTTTTTGCGGCGCGATGCGCACTGGACGCGGCTGCGGCCGCACGCGCACTGGTGTCAGGGCACCCCACCGAATATACCGCTATCATGCGGGCATACACCGATGCACACCGAATGAAGAACTCCTGGAATTGTGGCACTATCCGACCGGAAACGCTTTCGGAAACCGTGCTGCCCTCCTACAGAAACAGTATCGTCATCGATTATTTCCTGCGGGGACGGCGGCGCTTCGACGTACTGCCGAAGAAGGCCTTCGTGTAATCTTTGTATGGAGTCCGGATGGATGGATAGGCCCATCCCCCGTCATGCATCTCCTTCTCTGTCTCCTTCTCTGTCAGTCTGTGATCGGAATGGCGGGCTGAGTACGCCTGTGGTACAGTACTACGAAGGCAATAGCAACCAACACCACCAGCATCCCAACCATGGCGATGGTACTCGGCACTTCGTCGAATATCACGTACGCAAGCAGAGAAGCACCTACCGGCTCAATGAGCCCCAGCAATCCGATCAAGGCAGCCGAAAAATAGCGTACGGCGTAATTGAAGGACCCATGCCCCATGATCTGCGGCCCCAGCGCGAGACCCGCACACAGCAAATAAAATAATGGGGGGAAACCCCACAAGGGGGCATTAAGAAGGAGAGCAATGAGCAGTGTTGTAGCAGCGGCCACGGTATACAATGGAAACACATAAGCCAGCCAGGAACGCTTCTGACGCACGACCCGGCCCACAAGAAGGTACACACTGAAAAAGAACGAACCGAGTAAGGCCA is drawn from Bacteroidetes bacterium SB0662_bin_6 and contains these coding sequences:
- a CDS encoding glycosyltransferase family 2 protein, producing MADVRPRVSIIVVTWNALPLLKQCFPSVAATDYENLEIILADNASDDGSIEWIRRHFPNIRVLRYTENQMFCRGNNEAIPHATGKYVLLLNNDVAVPPGWLNPLVDELETCEDIAAVQPKVLQYEDRSMFEYAGASGGFMDRLGYPFARGRIFFRLEKDCGQYDEPRDIFWGTGAALLLRRSALDKVGLLDERFEMHMEEIDLCWRFQRAGYRIRVQPASEVYHIGGGSLRRGNPRKVYLTFRNNLLMLYKNLPEPEWKRVFAARCALDAAAAARALVSGHPTEYTAIMRAYTDAHRMKNSWNCGTIRPETLSETVLPSYRNSIVIDYFLRGRRRFDVLPKKAFV
- a CDS encoding RecQ family ATP-dependent DNA helicase; the encoded protein is MAGRYPSYEDARRVLREHWGYDDFRPGQWDIIRPIVEGRDVLAILPTGGGKSICYQVPALLHDGLTLVISPLIALMQDQVAGLQAHGVKATYINSALPRREIEQRWLAAEHGQYRLLYLAPERLSSEAFAVRAARMNISMLAVDEAHCISEWGHNFRPSYLQIAAARKHMGDPPTIAVTATATPNVRRDIVEHLALRRPERIVRGFDRPNIVWSVFRTENKRSKVLDILDGVPGSGILYSSTRKGVERWADWLTRRNQSCAFYHGGMEGSVRERVQNGWIRGDQRIMVATNAFGMGIDKPDVRFVIHVDLPGTLEGYYQEAGRGGRDGKTSWATLLYHQGDEETPRRLIEESHPTSKEVRKVYDAVCNLAQLAVGAEMDSPVPVRIGPIARLTGFSAGKINTAVTLLARQNAWRVLPQRGHAGLIHFRQSVSAFREYTEGHANASLTEFVRTLLRTVDAGAFSDWREIDIRMLVRRTGLPLEHLLKGMEYLQRHQLLDWISPDQVVRVAFLHARSARLPIDGERVRAARKRAEAQLDQMIRFACTTTCRRHFLLTYFGETVPERCGTCDVCLGRHEAFEPPPLDALIVQRLLRQIADGKPRGEWLEGMRTPVYRVDQLLGWLINEGYLRQLHSPGGAFELTAKATSILEAPS